In Rhodospirillum rubrum ATCC 11170, a genomic segment contains:
- a CDS encoding methyl-accepting chemotaxis protein codes for MLRDISIRARLFGVTGALLLLLLGVGGLGLWGMASGQGALDDIHENRVIPLAELKQLSDLYARDVVDNTHRILGGTVSYAEGIARLDGALAEAGRLWRGYQAKPQALGEREASERLTPLLAEADAAAAKLRGLLQKKDKISLLGFANRELPKAIDPVTEGLRALISLQLDLAQSDYAESAVRQKTTTLAMLALIALAVAVGAVLSLAVLRSITRPLGALNAAVARLSAGETATPVPGTEARTEIAPLAGAIEQWRTTLVEESRRRAAEARERQARDARQQRVMAATARFEDRVAGLVTAMAEGVSGLHRAADTLGATAEQTRVRAATVSGATATTSENVETVSAATSQLTASISEIARQVETSSESARGAVRQAEQTNQRVKTLTEAAGRIGDVVGLITDIASQTNLLALNATIESARAGEAGKGFAVVAGEVKTLAGQTTRATGDIAAHIATVQAETREAVDALAGIGQAITRVEDLVAGVAAAVAQQDVATREIARSIAQTADSARAVSRTIAEVNGGAEETGALAGAVARSATRLQADGAALDAAVRDFLGEVKQA; via the coding sequence ATGTTGCGCGATATTTCCATCCGGGCCCGGTTGTTTGGCGTTACCGGGGCGCTGCTGCTTTTGCTGCTTGGGGTCGGCGGGCTGGGCCTGTGGGGGATGGCAAGCGGTCAAGGCGCGCTTGATGACATCCACGAAAACCGCGTGATCCCGCTGGCTGAGCTTAAGCAGCTTTCCGATCTTTATGCCCGCGACGTCGTTGACAACACCCATCGGATCCTTGGCGGCACGGTGTCCTATGCCGAAGGGATCGCCCGGCTTGACGGCGCCCTGGCCGAGGCCGGGCGGCTTTGGCGAGGCTATCAGGCCAAGCCGCAGGCACTGGGCGAACGCGAGGCGAGCGAGCGGCTGACGCCACTGCTGGCCGAAGCCGACGCGGCGGCGGCCAAGCTGCGCGGCCTTCTGCAAAAGAAGGACAAGATTTCGCTGCTCGGCTTTGCCAACCGCGAGCTGCCCAAGGCGATCGATCCGGTGACCGAGGGCCTGCGCGCCCTGATCTCGCTTCAGCTTGATTTGGCCCAAAGCGACTATGCCGAGAGCGCCGTCCGCCAGAAGACCACCACCCTGGCGATGCTGGCCCTGATCGCCCTCGCCGTCGCCGTCGGCGCGGTGCTCAGCCTTGCCGTGCTGCGCTCGATCACCCGGCCGCTCGGCGCCCTCAACGCCGCCGTCGCCCGCTTGTCGGCCGGCGAGACGGCGACGCCGGTGCCCGGGACCGAGGCGCGCACCGAAATCGCCCCTTTGGCCGGGGCGATCGAGCAGTGGCGGACCACCCTGGTCGAGGAAAGCCGGCGGCGCGCCGCCGAAGCGCGCGAGCGTCAGGCCCGCGACGCCCGTCAGCAGCGGGTGATGGCGGCGACGGCCCGCTTCGAGGACCGGGTGGCCGGTCTGGTCACCGCCATGGCCGAGGGGGTCAGCGGTCTGCATCGGGCGGCTGATACCCTGGGGGCGACCGCCGAGCAGACCCGGGTCCGCGCCGCCACGGTGTCGGGGGCGACGGCGACCACCTCGGAAAATGTCGAAACCGTCTCGGCCGCGACCAGCCAGTTGACCGCCTCGATCAGCGAAATCGCCCGGCAGGTTGAAACCTCAAGCGAAAGCGCCCGCGGCGCCGTGCGTCAGGCCGAGCAGACCAATCAGCGGGTGAAGACCCTTACCGAGGCGGCGGGGCGGATCGGCGACGTCGTCGGGCTGATTACCGATATCGCCAGCCAGACCAATCTTCTGGCGCTCAACGCCACCATCGAAAGCGCGCGCGCCGGCGAGGCCGGCAAGGGCTTCGCCGTGGTCGCCGGCGAGGTGAAAACCCTGGCCGGACAAACGACGCGGGCGACCGGCGACATCGCCGCCCATATCGCCACCGTCCAGGCCGAAACCCGCGAGGCGGTCGACGCCCTCGCCGGCATTGGTCAAGCCATTACCCGGGTCGAGGATCTGGTCGCCGGCGTGGCGGCGGCGGTCGCCCAGCAAGATGTCGCCACCCGCGAAATCGCCCGCAGCATCGCCCAGACCGCCGACAGCGCCCGGGCGGTGTCGCGCACCATCGCCGAAGTCAATGGCGGGGCCGAGGAAACCGGGGCTTTGGCCGGCGCCGTCGCCCGGTCGGCCACTCGCCTGCAGGCCGATGGCGCCGCCCTGGACGCCGCCGTGCGCGATTTCCTGGGCGAGGTCAAACAGGCCTGA
- a CDS encoding glutamine amidotransferase, which produces MKSCVALRHVAFEDLGAFAEPLKRAGYQVSYRDAGVDSLKDLDPDLLIVLGGPIGVYDEAIYPVLSEEIALLTDRLKARRPTMGICLGAQLIARALGARVYPSGIKEIGVLPISLSAAGQKSCLAPFAEDPLALHWHGDTFDLPAGATLLASTPACAHQAFSLGRSIIAFQFHPEAGARGFERWLIGHGLEIASAGLSVPALRADMARHGAALEAKAARTLALWLDGLVVAEASTLPIAGL; this is translated from the coding sequence ATGAAATCCTGTGTGGCACTGCGCCATGTGGCCTTCGAGGACCTGGGCGCCTTCGCCGAGCCGCTCAAACGCGCGGGCTATCAGGTGAGCTACCGCGACGCCGGCGTCGATTCCCTCAAGGACCTCGATCCCGACCTTCTGATCGTTCTGGGCGGACCGATCGGCGTTTACGACGAGGCGATCTATCCGGTTTTGAGCGAGGAGATCGCCCTGCTCACCGATCGGCTCAAGGCCCGCCGGCCGACGATGGGCATCTGCCTGGGGGCTCAGTTGATCGCCCGCGCCCTTGGCGCGCGGGTGTATCCCTCCGGGATCAAGGAAATCGGCGTCTTGCCGATTTCCTTAAGCGCCGCCGGGCAGAAATCCTGCTTGGCGCCCTTCGCCGAAGATCCCTTGGCCCTGCATTGGCATGGCGATACCTTTGATCTGCCGGCCGGAGCCACCTTGCTGGCCTCGACCCCGGCCTGCGCCCATCAGGCCTTTTCCCTAGGCCGCTCGATCATCGCCTTCCAGTTCCATCCGGAAGCCGGGGCGCGCGGCTTCGAGCGCTGGCTGATCGGCCATGGGCTGGAAATCGCCAGCGCCGGGCTGTCGGTTCCGGCGCTGCGCGCCGATATGGCCCGCCATGGCGCGGCGTTGGAGGCCAAGGCCGCCCGCACCCTGGCGCTGTGGCTCGACGGGCTGGTGGTCGCCGAGGCCAGCACTCTGCCGATCGCCGGCCTGTAA